The Panicum hallii strain FIL2 chromosome 5, PHallii_v3.1, whole genome shotgun sequence genome contains the following window.
GTTATAGATATTGTAGGTTTGACGTCCGCATCTGGTGACTTGTGAGGTCATATAGCAATTTTCTAAGCTCAACTTGTATGTGAATTGCACAACTGACTTGAACATTTTTTTAATATATGCTTATCTGAAGATACTACTGTATGATATGATCATCTTAATTGTGGTGGATGCGGTTCAAAGCAAATATCAAAATGTTATCCTGAAACGAAACAAACACATGTGACTAGCTAGTACAAAAAAAAATGGCGGATTGATATATATCACTGGCATATGTTTGCTAGTTCATTATTTGAGGTTATAATTTATTTTTCTTCTACCTTCGGGAATTATACTATTCACTAAATTTTTATGTCAAAATCATGCATTTCCTATAAATTAAACTAGTATCGCCCAAGGCAAGGCATTTCATCAACTCAATATATAATGTTAACATGTGTTGTGGATGTATCCCATAAGTGTGTGATTATGAAGTATTTATTACTTTCTAGTGTGTTATATGATCGTATGGCAGAAATAATATCATTTAGTGTTATAGATATATCATGTTAACATCTATGTTGGAAATTCTTTCACGTATGTTGTCTACCATATTAGTCCATCAGCCCACATAGGCTAGCAATATGATTAGAAAACATAGGGATAATAAATAGAGCTTCATGAAATATCTATTATTCAGGTTTATATATTATTGACGTGCGTATTTGCCCACATTTCATTACTATGTTCCCCTATTGAATCAGATTAGTTTTTGACAAAAGTATTTTATATTTTAGTTTGGTATCTAGAATACACTAGTGATTGAGGAGGGGTGGGGGTGTTGCTAATCAAAATGCTACAAGAAAAATGTTACTTCAAGTTATTTATGGTAGCGTTATAATTTAAAAGTAGACATGAAGGCGTGGGTTTGTTTTCATAATTGGTAATTTATATATAAGCAAGTGGGGAGGTACTTGGAGTTAAACTTTTAACAGTAGAGGTGGGTAATTGAGAAACAACTATTGGGGTGTTAGGTATATATAGTTTGTTTTTGCCTCTAACGCTATAGTTGGATAATTTAAATGAGAGCCATTGGTTAGTTTTTGTCGTCGTTGTCAATGAGGATTAAAGTCTACTAAATTGATATTCCTGTTGAATTCTCCTAACGCCTTTTTTGTGGAGTTTATTCATCCCTCTTTTGCTATCTCGTTCCGTTTGAGGATTAACACATAGGATCGCTTAGTTTGAAGTGAAGTATATATTAGTAGAAACCCAAAAAAAATATAGAAAATAGGGTGGAAACACACATTATAGGAAACCAGGAAGAGCATCTCCCATAATATTTTGACATTTACTACACCGAGCACAACAACGACATCCAGGAGACTCGGCAAACGATCGATCCACCTAAACGGATATACGAAATGGGCCGTAGATCACCGGGCTCAGAGGCCCACGTATCTTTTCCTTTCCTTATATACCAAGAAGGCCCACGTATCGTAAATCACTGTTATCTTCTTCTACTACCATTCGCTCGCTCACCAATTTTATTTATTTCATCAGGAGCCATCTCTTTTTATCTCACCTGCTGACCTGCTGCATAAGCATGAATGACAGACAAAGctttctctctcctctctgCGGATGATGAAGAAAAAAATATGTGATTTAGCAGGTCCGGTTGTGTCTGCGTCAACATCTAGTGCAACAGAAAGCTTCGCTTGAGAAATTACAAGAGGCAACCACACCTGCATGTACCGGTAGTCGAAAATTTGGATGTGAAAATGGCCTCAATCTTTTTTTAGATACAGGGAATTTTTCGCTAGATTTACCTTTTGAGACTTGTGCTTTCTTTTGCATATATCATGTTGCACTACCTATGATTCGAAACTTTATTCTTTCTCCACCTTCTTACTCTTATAACCATCATAGGACCAAAATGGCAATCAAGTGGTGGCCGAACTAGCACGGCACTTGGATTGCCAATTTCAAACATTATAGGTCCGGTAGCATTGCCCTTATCGCTGGCCAGTTATAGTTTGTTCTATTTCGGTCGAATTCGAATAAGTTCTGCGATTGTGCCGAAGTTTCATCAAACTATGTCAAAATTCTCAAATCCAATGATGCGTGCTCAGATCGATCACAAATGCTACGGTTAATCAAAACTTTTGACTTGGTTTAATTGGGAAGCTAAGGATCAAATGCAGCTAGACCCACATAAATCCTCGAGAAAATTTCATATTTGACACTGAAAAAATAAGCCATTCCTTTATTAGCTCTAAAAATTTTTGTTCCCTGTTTGACACGGACTTCAACTTTCATTTCCAAACTGACACTACGTTCCATTTTCCATCCATTCACCGTTAAATGCCATGCGAAAAGACCATTTTGCCTTCCTAGACATGGGCCCCACGGCTTCTTCCTTTttttccttcctctctctgttcCTCTCCTCCGACTCTCCCATGCCCGAGCGCGTTGCCGCGCCGCTGCCGGCCCGATGGCTGCCGCGCCGCAGGGATCCAGCGCCTGCAGGGGCTGCGTGCCCGCCCGATGGGGCCACGAGCCCAGTTGCcgccccaccccaccccaccgACGGACCGCGAGCTCGCCTGGCTGCCGCGCCGCCGAGCCGCTAGGGCCACGAGCCCGTAGGGCCGTGAAGCCCGCACGATGCCGTCGGGCATGAGCTTGGCCCCGACCCCGTTGGCCAAGCGGTGGCGGCGCGAACTGGATGGCTAGGGCGGTGCCCGCGGCGTTGGCGTGGGCAGGACGGCCGGGGCAGGCCATCTCCCACGATGCAGGGGCCCGACGGCGGCGGTATGGCCGGGACGGTTGGGGTGGGCCGTTTCCCGCGGAGCAAGCCTAGGACGTTGGCGCAACGCGGGCGGGACGGCCGAGGCCCAGCCATCTCCCGCGGCGCAGGGGCCCGGCGGGgcagccgagcggcggcggcacggccgggACGGCAGGGGCGGCCCATCCCCCATGTAGCAGGCCGGACGAGTCAGAACTGAAGGGAACACGAGGAAAGGAGAAACGAAGAAGCGGTGGGGCCCACGTCTGGGAAGGGTAAAATGGTCTTTTTGCATAGCAATTAACGGTGAATGGATAGAAAAGCGAACCGAATGTTAATTTGAAAATGAAAGTTGAAGTCGGTATCCACAAAGCTAGCTAGCCACTAGTCAAAAAATGTGCAAATTTTGTAACGCAGTCAGACACCCAGCATAAGTTCGCTTCACACTCTGCCTGGTTTGTTTGCTTAATCCGATGCAGTGATCGATGACGAACAGCAACCGTTTCCAGTCGCAATTGTACGACGGATGGACACGCAGCTAGCGACGTACTAACCAGACGCTGAAAGCCAAAACAGCGGCGTGCCCGGAACAAAGAAGAATCCAGTGTCTGGGTGGATGCACAGGAATTCCTGCTGCTGGGAATCGTAGGAAAACTTCAAGCGGAGGAGAGGAAAGGCTGCCGCTTTGCATCTGATCTTTTAATTTGCTCTTCGTTCTGGAGGGAACCAGATTCCCCGTGATCTGAACATCTCATACACGTCAAACTTTGAGAAAAAAAGGGAAGCTTTCCGACGTTCCACTTGGAGCTTTGCTTCCTCCAATCCTCCGTGCTCTGGCCGCCGACCAAACGCACCGCCGATGGCAGCCCTTTCTGTGCACCCGCTCGTGTCCCTCTGCTCTGTTCAACAAACTTTGATTCGATGCCGCGCAAATGTATGTGCAGCCTTCCACTCTTCTTCTTTCTGATTACGTACACGAAGAGATGAATACATTAGTTTTGTCAATTCGTCAAAGCTGTATGGGTCATGTCATTCATCATACAGGGAATTGACGAGTTGTCAATCTGTGAGTGCGCGCTAGAAAGGCCGCGGCACCTTTTGCCACCCTCTGCTTTCCATGTGTTGAGGATCCGTCGCAGGTCTTATCTGTAAGAAGACCAGGGCGGCAAGCAAGGAAGGCACCAGCAACACACTACTGCCCTGCACCTGGCGGCTTGCAGCTAGCTTCGCAATCTATATAAACCCTGCCGGGGTCTTGAGATCCCAACCAACAAGACAAGCCACCTACCCATATCCATCGTCAGTTAGAATCTGCATCATCGTGCTCTAGAAGCGAGGAAGAATGGAGAACAACGGCAACAGCCAggcgccaccgcctccaccaggTCAGGTTTCTGAATAGATAGATCTCTATGACCAGCAGCACAGCACAAAAAACGCTTCAGTTTCTTGCTGCCTCTGCCTGGATTCTGACTGAACCCGTTCATGGCTTGCGTGGACGGCCAGGCTACCCGACGACCGCGGCGGGTGCGGAGCAGCAGGGAGGGAAGAAGGGGCGCCGGGGGAAGACGACCTCGCGCGGAGAGAAAGGCTTCATCGAAGGATGGTGATAACCTACTTTTACTGACTGAAAAATCTTTGCTTTTGGAGCAATCAATTTCATTCTCTGATTAAAGAAATCTGATTTCAGCATCGCGGCGCTGTGCTGCTGCTGGATCTGCGAGATGTGCTGCGACTAGCCACCTTATCATCTATCTCCATGGTTCGTTGGTACGGAGCATGATGCATCTTTCGGAAAACAAGGGGAGGCGTCGCGTTGTGTTGGTCTACAGTACATATAATTCCAGCTAGCTGCGTGGTTTCATGTTTAATTACCATGGTTGTAAAAATGTTGGCGTAGGGAGATTGCTAATAACTGATGAGACGTGCTGTGCGTGTGCATCCTTGTATTGTTCTGTTGCTTGGATTTGAACGAAGGTGCCGTGGTCTGGTCATTTTTACAGTCGTGAACCTTCCAGCCCCTACTTGAAAGTTGAAAACCTCCCTTCGCTGTCGTGCTCGTGCGCGTGGTTTCGTGAACCTTCCTATGCTTGGGAGCCTCATGGGCCGTTTGTTCTTAGAAATTGGGCTGTATGGAATTGGGCCGCAGCCGCTTTCTGCTCGGCCACGAAACAAGACAAGGAGCCCTTTGTTGATGAGATTAATGGCCTGGTATGGTAGGCAAATCTATCTTCTTCTTGCTTTGGCCTTTCCAGTCAGCACCGATGTCTGACCTGGTCGTGTGCGGTGTGCCCTTCATTTTCTCCGAGAACGGGTCAAACGCGTACGCTGCTGTGGCCGCGCATCGCCAAATCCGCCCTAGCATCTTACTGACGACAGCGACGGGCTGGGCTAGTTCCTTCCAGACACCTACGAAATTTAAAAATTAATAAAGGAAACAAAAAGGATTGGAATCATTGGAGGGATTCTTGCCTGATTCGCTGACTGGGATTTCGCTAACTGAAACTAGCACGGCCTCAGTTCTGACTGGCCCCCGCGTGTGGCGTGTGCGTGTCCCGCAAACCGGAGGCGGAGAGCGACCCCGACCCGGAGAGACGCAGCCACCCTATCCGCGGCCGCGGCCAAGTCGTCTCCTCCCCGCCCCTCCCCTTCCCCATGGACGGCTTGACCTCTTCGCCGGCTCCACCACAAAGCTACCACCTGTTACCTCTTACCTGCGTACAGCGGTCGCTGGCACTGCCGGCCGCTCTTGTTCTGCTGCTGCTTCGTTTTCTTCTCCTCGGCGCGCTGCCGGCGgaccggcggctgcggcgctgcGATGCCGAGTACGGCGGTGGACGTCGAGGACCTCCTGGTCCGCGTCAAGAACGGCGACGacgccgagctcgccggcgtcgcGCGGGAGGTGGCCGCGCTCGCCGAGGAGGGCAGGCTcggggaggacgacgacgacgacgggctCCTCGTGCCCGCGCTGCTCGCGCGGCTCGCCGCCGCGGGCAGCGCCGAGGCCAGGGTCAGCGTAATGGCCGCGCTGCGCCGGCTCGCGGGATGCGTTGGCGGCGAGAGCAAGGTGAGACCGAGACTGACACCCGGTTTTGATTGTGCTCTTCCTTCTTAACCGTATATGCTTGCGCACGCTTTCTGTTCGATGCTATGCTCCCGGTGCGCTGCTAGTATGGTGGCACTTCGCTTGGTACGGTGGATCATGGCTGAGCTGCATTATGTTTCACTTTGGACTCTGTAAGCAGGGCATGCGAGCAAGCATTATGATTAATCAAACGAGTTACATCTGCTTGACGATCGCTCTTGTCACAATCACACTCAGTAATTCTCTCCATGGCTCTGCAGGAGAGGTTGGCTAGCATCGAGGCGCTTTCGAGCATTGTACGTTCCTTGTCAAGAGATGCTGATGAGAGAGGGGAAGCAATTGCAGTGCTATTGGATCTGTCATACATCCCACAAGTTCGGCAGAGGATCGGCAGGATCAAAGGGTGCATCGTAATGTTAGTCACATTGAGGAACGCACATGAATCAGGCACCAATGATGATGCAGAGAAGTTGCTGCACATCTTGTCGTCCAACCCACAAAATGTGCTGTTGATGGCGGAGGCTGGTTATTTTCGACCATTGATACATTACCTAAAAGAAGGTATTAGCTCTTGTACTATACTTTAACCTGACCTTTTTCAGCATATGTTTCTAAGAACACGCATCTAGAATTAGGCATTCGCAATATTCCATTTCATACAAAGCACTCCAAATGGTGCACAAAACTCCAAATTTGGGCTCTTGTAAGAACAATGACCACAAGACTACATGCTAACTGTTACTTGCTTTGTCAAATTTATCTACCAAGAATTTTGGTTCGGTCGGTCCGTTCCACCTATTCTCCTCCAGATTACAATACTTTAGCACACACTCTCAGAGCAATTTGACCTTATAAATTGGAATACCATGTCAGACAAAATTTTCTTCACTCTATCTAACCATATGATCAACTACTTCATTCTCCTATTTACTTTGCAGGTTCTGACATGAACAAGGTCCTAATGGCTACTGCTATTTCAAAGATGTTCCTATCTGAGCATATGAAATCTTCCCTCGGTGAAGATGGAGTTATCGAACCCCTTGTGCAAACGTTTAAATATGGAAATCTTGAAGCCAAGCACTCAGCCTTAGGTGCCATACGCAATCTCTCTAGTTCTCTACAGAATGCAGAACTTTTGATAAATTCTGGAATAACAGGACCACTGCTCCAGCTCCTTTTCTCTGTGACATCGGCGCTCATGACCCTCAGAGAACCAGCCTCAGCTATACTAGCAGCTATTGCACAATCTGAACGTATTCTGCTTTATAAAGATGTAGCTCCTCAGATGCTCTCACTTCTTAATTTGTCGAGTCCAGTAATTCAACTTCATCTTCTAAGGGCCCTGATTAGTATTTCTGGGCACAAGAATGCTAAAAGAGCCAGAAGTAAAATTAGACAAAATGGTGGGGTGCAACTGCTTCTGCCTTTCCTAACAGAAAAGAATGTGGAGATCAAAATTGCTGCTTTGGATTTAATGTTCCATCTGTCAAAAGATTCTTCGCAAGAATTGGCTGAACAGTTCAGGGAGACCCATCTAGATATTTTGGTAAAGATCATCTCTTCACCTACTTCTCGAGACGAGAAGGCTGCAGCTGTTGGTATCCTAAGCAACCTCCCAGTGACGGACAAGAAGATAACTGAGATTCTAACACGAGCGAACTTGCTTCCTATTCTGATCTCCTTGTTTGAAGCGAACATCACAGCTTCTGTGACACCTCAAAGGATGCGTTTACTTGAGGGTATTGCTGGTGTATCTATTCGGTTCACAGTTACCTGGGATAAGAAACTACAGAGCTTAGCAGTTGGATGCGGGGTGGTTCCTTGCCTTATCAAGTTGCTTACAGAAGGATCGGTAGACGCCAAGTCTAAAGCAGCAACATCCTTGGCTCAATTGTCTCAGAGTACAATGGCATTGCGTAAGTCAAAATCACCAAGGTGGCTTTGTGTTCCTCCATCAGCTGAATCCTACTGTATTGTTCACAGCTGCCAATGCACTGTCAAAGGCACTTTCTGCTTAGTAAAAGCCGGTGCCGTCAAACCTCTGCTACGAATACTAGAAGGTGAAGAGCGTGAAGCAGACGTAGCAGTGCTGGAAGCACTGGCAACCCTTATGCAGGATGAGATTTGGGAAAACGGGAGCAGGGCGATAGAAAAGGCATCAGGTATCCATGCTCTTCTGAGAGTTGCCGAAGCAGGCGACTTGAGTTCCCAGGATAAGGCGATATGGATGTTGGAGAGGATTTTTCGGCTTGAATTGCACAGGGAGCGGTACGGCGAAATTGCGCAGGCCTTGCTCATTGATCTGGCTCAGAAAGGAGATCCTTCCCTGAAACCAATGATCGGCAGGATACTGGCTCACCTGGAGCTGCTGCAAACACAGTCTAGCTATTTTTAAGCGCTGAGATGTTGATGCAGTGACTGGTGGTGGTGGGAAATGGCATGGGTAACCAGAAATGTGCAGGCTGCCGTTGTGCCGGGCAATGGCATCTGACTATGCTGTTGAAGAAAGATTGTAGTCAGCAGGGACGATCTCTTTTGAACCAAATGGAGTTCATGTGAACAGGTTCCAAGTGGCGCATCTCACTACTTCACCAGAAACTTTCCTTCAGGACTGCACCAGATTTTAGCTTCATTGTATGTTGTTTGTAGCAGATTGCGCAAAAAAGGTAGCGTTGTTTTTCTTGTAGATCCAATGATTTTCTCTTGAACGAAGAAGAATAGAAGATGTAGGTTGTGTAGTTAGCGACATGGTGCTCCTCTTTCGTCTGTAAAGTGTAAAGTGATGATAGTGGTTGCAGATAGAGTATACCAACAGATTAGCATTTGTGCAGCAAACTCGTTCAACAGCGAGATGCTTGTGAGTCGCCGTGATCATGACTGGACGGTGTGTCCATCTCCCCGTATGCCCCAGCACAATAGAGACACCGAAGATTTGATGCGCCGAACACATGTCAGATGCTATCTGGAGTTGAGCATCGTGGTGGCGTACCGGATGTCCTATGAATCCGGCGAGTGGCAGCCGGCGAGCCAGATTTGCAGCCGCAAGGCGACGAAATCCGCTCCCATTTTTACCATAAAGCCCCCGCTGGATCGTCAGAAATCTCTCGTCGGCCCCTGCCACTTGCACAAGCCCCCAAACCCGCTGCGCTCCGTCCCCCACTCCGTCTCCCTCGCAATGGCGGCGCCGCCTCTCCAGCCCGTGCCACCTCCCGCGGCCGTGAACGGAGACGCGTTCCGCGTGGGTTTCATCGGCGCGGGCAACCTGGCCGAGAGCATCGCCCGCGGCGTCGCGGCGTCGGGCGTCCTCCCGGCCTCCGCCATCTGCACCGcgccccaccgccgccccgagcGCGGCACGGCCTTCGCCTCCATCGGGGCGTGCCTGCTCGACACCAATGCCCAGGTTTCACGTCGTCGTCTTCACCCCTTTGCTCGAGTCCTCTTGATTGTGTATACTCCCTAACCCATCACGGTAAATACACCCAACTCTTACGCGAATTTTAACCCCGTGTTAGGTTGTCGACGACAGTGATGTGATTGTCATCTCCGTGAAGCCTCAGATCGGTAAGTGGCATCCAGTCCTTTTTGTTGGACATGTTGTTTTTCGGGGTCCAAAGGAGTTAATTGTGCAATCTTATCATATCCCGTGTTCCATGAACCATTCGTTGCCGTGTCCTACTTGTTCTCGATATTTGTTTTAGTTTATGTATTCATTGTTTTGATGTTATGCGCACATCAAATTGCAGTAAAGCAGGTTCTACTTGAACTGAAGCCCCTGCTGTCAGATGAAAAGCTTCTGGTGTCTATTGCTGCTGGCGTCAAGATGAAAGATTTGCAGGTCAGCATGCTTTTAGAAGACAATTTTCTCATCTCAGTCAACTTGGTTGTACAACTAAAAGTGCCTGAACTTAAAATGCCCAATGGGAATGCATTTTTTTTTCATATATCTGTATTCCAGTTTACCAGGGTAGTTCAGTACACAAAGCCCCTAGAGTTGTGTTTTGGATGAATCACACTATCATGTTAGTTCCTACCTGAATTTCA
Protein-coding sequences here:
- the LOC112892163 gene encoding pyrroline-5-carboxylate reductase, with protein sequence MIVVADRVYQQISICAANSFNSEMLVSRRDHDWTVCPSPRMPQHNRDTEDLMRRTHVRCYLELSIVVAYRMSYESGEWQPASQICSRKATKSAPIFTIKPPLDRQKSLVGPCHLHKPPNPLRSVPHSVSLAMAAPPLQPVPPPAAVNGDAFRVGFIGAGNLAESIARGVAASGVLPASAICTAPHRRPERGTAFASIGACLLDTNAQVVDDSDVIVISVKPQIVKQVLLELKPLLSDEKLLVSIAAGVKMKDLQDWSGQRRIIRVMPNTPSAVGQAASVMCLGEMATQKDENRVRSLFSAIGKVWTAEEKYFDAVTGLSGSGPAYIFLAIEAMADGGVAAGLPRDLALGLASQTVLGAATMVSETGKHPGQLKDQVTSPAGTTIAGVQELEKGAFRGTLISAVVAAAKRCRELS
- the LOC112892162 gene encoding U-box domain-containing protein 43-like: MPSTAVDVEDLLVRVKNGDDAELAGVAREVAALAEEGRLGEDDDDDGLLVPALLARLAAAGSAEARVSVMAALRRLAGCVGGESKERLASIEALSSIVRSLSRDADERGEAIAVLLDLSYIPQVRQRIGRIKGCIVMLVTLRNAHESGTNDDAEKLLHILSSNPQNVLLMAEAGYFRPLIHYLKEGSDMNKVLMATAISKMFLSEHMKSSLGEDGVIEPLVQTFKYGNLEAKHSALGAIRNLSSSLQNAELLINSGITGPLLQLLFSVTSALMTLREPASAILAAIAQSERILLYKDVAPQMLSLLNLSSPVIQLHLLRALISISGHKNAKRARSKIRQNGGVQLLLPFLTEKNVEIKIAALDLMFHLSKDSSQELAEQFRETHLDILVKIISSPTSRDEKAAAVGILSNLPVTDKKITEILTRANLLPILISLFEANITASVTPQRMRLLEGIAGVSIRFTVTWDKKLQSLAVGCGVVPCLIKLLTEGSVDAKSKAATSLAQLSQSTMALRKSKSPRWLCVPPSAESYCIVHSCQCTVKGTFCLVKAGAVKPLLRILEGEEREADVAVLEALATLMQDEIWENGSRAIEKASGIHALLRVAEAGDLSSQDKAIWMLERIFRLELHRERYGEIAQALLIDLAQKGDPSLKPMIGRILAHLELLQTQSSYF